Proteins from one Desmodus rotundus isolate HL8 chromosome 9, HLdesRot8A.1, whole genome shotgun sequence genomic window:
- the LOC112301376 gene encoding zinc finger protein 177 isoform X1, with amino-acid sequence MNLGMDFFFFIQLRIQSSAWSAGSHRGGRMDVELLTTWSQDLVTFEEVAVDFSPEEWALLGLAQKVLYRDVMMENLRNVASVGYHLCKHSLVTEVEQKELRTEERRNLQGGCSVSDSATQLKPKNAIPMQNVAGEKTSDGIKMATTCPGEKPLESDHCRKLFRKNCPLIGTRYCKGEKCCKYKEYGKDFGHPLTLRSHVSTHTKEKTFDFNGCGKAFNRESSPREHFRTPTREKLYECNQCLASLSLQPSFSVRVQKPIGERLCDRSDCGKRSSHSVHEKLCTVEENSKCNEQGKVFTGPWSLQKRVRPPTGEKPFECNDCGKIFIFHSSLKKHVRSHTGEKPYECDHCGKFFSQSSHLNVHRRTHTGEKPYDCKECGKAFTVPSSLQKHVRTHTGEKPYECSDCGKAFIDQSSLKKHQRSHTGEKPYECNQCGKSFSTGSYLIVHKRTHTGEKTYECKDCGKAFRNSSCLRVHVRTHTGEKPYKCVHCGKAFSTSTNLIMHKRIHTGPKLYE; translated from the exons CTCTGCCTGGTCAGCAGGGagtcacagaggaggaagaatgGATGTGGAATTGCTGACAACTTGGTCACAG GACTTGGTGACCTTTGAGGAAGTGGCGGTGGACTTCTCCCCGGAGGAATGGGCACTGCTGGGCCTCGCTCAGAAAGTCCTGTACAGAGATGTGATGATGGAGAACTTGAGGAACGTGGCCTCAGTGG GGTATCATCTCTGCAAACACAGTCTGGTAACTGAAGTAGAGCAGAAAGAGCTGAGGACGGAGGAGAGAAGAAATCTCCAAGGTGGCTGTTCAG TTTCAGACTCAGCTACTCAACTTAAACCAAAAAATGCAATTCCTATGCAGAATGTTGCTGGGGAAAAGACTTCCGATGGCATAAAAATG GCAACAACTTGCCCTGGTGAGAAACCCTTGGAATCTGATCACTGTAGAAAACTCTTCAGAAAGAACTGTCCCCTTATTGGTACAAGGTATTGCAAGGGAGAGAAATGCTGCAAATACAAAGAATATGGGAAAGACTTTGGCCATCCCTTAACTCTTCGGAGTCATGTGAGTACTCACACCAAAGAGAAAACTTTTGACTTTAATGGTTGTGGCAAAGCTTTCAATCGAGAGTCCTCCCCTAGGGAGCACTTCAGAACTCCCACCAGAGAGAAACTTTACGAGTGTAATCAGTGTCTTGCATCTCTCAGTTTGCAGCCTTCCTTTTCGGTGCGTGTGCAAAAACCTATTGGAGAGAGACTCTGTGACCGCAGTGACTGTGGAAAAAGATCTTCCCACAGTGTGCACGAAAAATTGTGTACTGTGGAGGAAAACTCAAAATGTAACGAACAGGGGAAGGTTTTCACAGGCCCCTGGTCCCTTCAGAAACGTGTGAGACCTcccactggagagaaaccttttGAATGTAATGACTGTGGGAAAATCTTCATTTTTCACTCTTCCCTCAAAAAACATGTGAGATcacacactggagagaaaccttacgAGTGTGATCATTGTGGAAAATTCTTCAGCCAGAGTTCTCATCTTAATGTGCACAGAAGAAcgcacactggagagaaaccctatgactGTAAGGAATGTGGCAAGGCTTTCACCGTGCCCTCATCCCTGCAAAAGCACGTGAGaacccacactggagagaagccctatgagtgCAGCGACTGTGGGAAGGCCTTTATTGATCAGTCATCCCTTAAGAAACATCAACGctctcacactggagagaagccttatgagtGTAATCAGTGTGGAAAATCCTTCAGCACAGGCTCTTACCTTATTGTGCACAAGAGGACACACACTGGAGAGAAAACTTATGAATGTAAAGACTGTGGGAAGGCCTTTAGGAATTCCTCTTGCCTGCGGGTCCATGTGAGGACTCACACAGGGGAAAAGCCCTATAAATGTGTTCATTGTGGAAAAGCATTCAGCACCAGCACTAACCTTATAATGCACAAGCGAATACATACAGGGCCAAAGCTGTATGAATGA
- the LOC112301376 gene encoding zinc finger protein 177 isoform X2, which translates to MDVELLTTWSQDLVTFEEVAVDFSPEEWALLGLAQKVLYRDVMMENLRNVASVGYHLCKHSLVTEVEQKELRTEERRNLQGGCSVSDSATQLKPKNAIPMQNVAGEKTSDGIKMATTCPGEKPLESDHCRKLFRKNCPLIGTRYCKGEKCCKYKEYGKDFGHPLTLRSHVSTHTKEKTFDFNGCGKAFNRESSPREHFRTPTREKLYECNQCLASLSLQPSFSVRVQKPIGERLCDRSDCGKRSSHSVHEKLCTVEENSKCNEQGKVFTGPWSLQKRVRPPTGEKPFECNDCGKIFIFHSSLKKHVRSHTGEKPYECDHCGKFFSQSSHLNVHRRTHTGEKPYDCKECGKAFTVPSSLQKHVRTHTGEKPYECSDCGKAFIDQSSLKKHQRSHTGEKPYECNQCGKSFSTGSYLIVHKRTHTGEKTYECKDCGKAFRNSSCLRVHVRTHTGEKPYKCVHCGKAFSTSTNLIMHKRIHTGPKLYE; encoded by the exons atgGATGTGGAATTGCTGACAACTTGGTCACAG GACTTGGTGACCTTTGAGGAAGTGGCGGTGGACTTCTCCCCGGAGGAATGGGCACTGCTGGGCCTCGCTCAGAAAGTCCTGTACAGAGATGTGATGATGGAGAACTTGAGGAACGTGGCCTCAGTGG GGTATCATCTCTGCAAACACAGTCTGGTAACTGAAGTAGAGCAGAAAGAGCTGAGGACGGAGGAGAGAAGAAATCTCCAAGGTGGCTGTTCAG TTTCAGACTCAGCTACTCAACTTAAACCAAAAAATGCAATTCCTATGCAGAATGTTGCTGGGGAAAAGACTTCCGATGGCATAAAAATG GCAACAACTTGCCCTGGTGAGAAACCCTTGGAATCTGATCACTGTAGAAAACTCTTCAGAAAGAACTGTCCCCTTATTGGTACAAGGTATTGCAAGGGAGAGAAATGCTGCAAATACAAAGAATATGGGAAAGACTTTGGCCATCCCTTAACTCTTCGGAGTCATGTGAGTACTCACACCAAAGAGAAAACTTTTGACTTTAATGGTTGTGGCAAAGCTTTCAATCGAGAGTCCTCCCCTAGGGAGCACTTCAGAACTCCCACCAGAGAGAAACTTTACGAGTGTAATCAGTGTCTTGCATCTCTCAGTTTGCAGCCTTCCTTTTCGGTGCGTGTGCAAAAACCTATTGGAGAGAGACTCTGTGACCGCAGTGACTGTGGAAAAAGATCTTCCCACAGTGTGCACGAAAAATTGTGTACTGTGGAGGAAAACTCAAAATGTAACGAACAGGGGAAGGTTTTCACAGGCCCCTGGTCCCTTCAGAAACGTGTGAGACCTcccactggagagaaaccttttGAATGTAATGACTGTGGGAAAATCTTCATTTTTCACTCTTCCCTCAAAAAACATGTGAGATcacacactggagagaaaccttacgAGTGTGATCATTGTGGAAAATTCTTCAGCCAGAGTTCTCATCTTAATGTGCACAGAAGAAcgcacactggagagaaaccctatgactGTAAGGAATGTGGCAAGGCTTTCACCGTGCCCTCATCCCTGCAAAAGCACGTGAGaacccacactggagagaagccctatgagtgCAGCGACTGTGGGAAGGCCTTTATTGATCAGTCATCCCTTAAGAAACATCAACGctctcacactggagagaagccttatgagtGTAATCAGTGTGGAAAATCCTTCAGCACAGGCTCTTACCTTATTGTGCACAAGAGGACACACACTGGAGAGAAAACTTATGAATGTAAAGACTGTGGGAAGGCCTTTAGGAATTCCTCTTGCCTGCGGGTCCATGTGAGGACTCACACAGGGGAAAAGCCCTATAAATGTGTTCATTGTGGAAAAGCATTCAGCACCAGCACTAACCTTATAATGCACAAGCGAATACATACAGGGCCAAAGCTGTATGAATGA
- the LOC112301376 gene encoding zinc finger protein 177 isoform X3, with the protein MMENLRNVASVGYHLCKHSLVTEVEQKELRTEERRNLQGGCSVSDSATQLKPKNAIPMQNVAGEKTSDGIKMATTCPGEKPLESDHCRKLFRKNCPLIGTRYCKGEKCCKYKEYGKDFGHPLTLRSHVSTHTKEKTFDFNGCGKAFNRESSPREHFRTPTREKLYECNQCLASLSLQPSFSVRVQKPIGERLCDRSDCGKRSSHSVHEKLCTVEENSKCNEQGKVFTGPWSLQKRVRPPTGEKPFECNDCGKIFIFHSSLKKHVRSHTGEKPYECDHCGKFFSQSSHLNVHRRTHTGEKPYDCKECGKAFTVPSSLQKHVRTHTGEKPYECSDCGKAFIDQSSLKKHQRSHTGEKPYECNQCGKSFSTGSYLIVHKRTHTGEKTYECKDCGKAFRNSSCLRVHVRTHTGEKPYKCVHCGKAFSTSTNLIMHKRIHTGPKLYE; encoded by the exons ATGATGGAGAACTTGAGGAACGTGGCCTCAGTGG GGTATCATCTCTGCAAACACAGTCTGGTAACTGAAGTAGAGCAGAAAGAGCTGAGGACGGAGGAGAGAAGAAATCTCCAAGGTGGCTGTTCAG TTTCAGACTCAGCTACTCAACTTAAACCAAAAAATGCAATTCCTATGCAGAATGTTGCTGGGGAAAAGACTTCCGATGGCATAAAAATG GCAACAACTTGCCCTGGTGAGAAACCCTTGGAATCTGATCACTGTAGAAAACTCTTCAGAAAGAACTGTCCCCTTATTGGTACAAGGTATTGCAAGGGAGAGAAATGCTGCAAATACAAAGAATATGGGAAAGACTTTGGCCATCCCTTAACTCTTCGGAGTCATGTGAGTACTCACACCAAAGAGAAAACTTTTGACTTTAATGGTTGTGGCAAAGCTTTCAATCGAGAGTCCTCCCCTAGGGAGCACTTCAGAACTCCCACCAGAGAGAAACTTTACGAGTGTAATCAGTGTCTTGCATCTCTCAGTTTGCAGCCTTCCTTTTCGGTGCGTGTGCAAAAACCTATTGGAGAGAGACTCTGTGACCGCAGTGACTGTGGAAAAAGATCTTCCCACAGTGTGCACGAAAAATTGTGTACTGTGGAGGAAAACTCAAAATGTAACGAACAGGGGAAGGTTTTCACAGGCCCCTGGTCCCTTCAGAAACGTGTGAGACCTcccactggagagaaaccttttGAATGTAATGACTGTGGGAAAATCTTCATTTTTCACTCTTCCCTCAAAAAACATGTGAGATcacacactggagagaaaccttacgAGTGTGATCATTGTGGAAAATTCTTCAGCCAGAGTTCTCATCTTAATGTGCACAGAAGAAcgcacactggagagaaaccctatgactGTAAGGAATGTGGCAAGGCTTTCACCGTGCCCTCATCCCTGCAAAAGCACGTGAGaacccacactggagagaagccctatgagtgCAGCGACTGTGGGAAGGCCTTTATTGATCAGTCATCCCTTAAGAAACATCAACGctctcacactggagagaagccttatgagtGTAATCAGTGTGGAAAATCCTTCAGCACAGGCTCTTACCTTATTGTGCACAAGAGGACACACACTGGAGAGAAAACTTATGAATGTAAAGACTGTGGGAAGGCCTTTAGGAATTCCTCTTGCCTGCGGGTCCATGTGAGGACTCACACAGGGGAAAAGCCCTATAAATGTGTTCATTGTGGAAAAGCATTCAGCACCAGCACTAACCTTATAATGCACAAGCGAATACATACAGGGCCAAAGCTGTATGAATGA
- the LOC112301374 gene encoding olfactory receptor 7D4-like translates to METGNHTEASEFLLLGLSEDPEVQPFLFGVLLSMYLVTILGNLLIILAISSDSHLHTPMYFFLCNLSFVDICFTSTTIPKMLLNIQTQSKAISYNGCLIQVYFFMIFAGMDGFLLTVMAYDRYVAICHPLHYMVIMNPRLCGLLVLLCWFIIFWDSLVHILLLSRLTFCVGTKIPHFFCELAQILKEACSDTFINNVFMYVTTALLGVIPVTGILYSYSQIVSSLMRMSSVGGKYKAFSTCGSHLTVVSLYYGTSLGVYLSSAVTHSSQRSLIASVMYTVVTPMLNPFIYSLRNKDVKGALGGLLSQGASCL, encoded by the coding sequence ATGGAAACAGGAAACCACACAGAAGCATCAGAATTCCTCCTCCTGGGTCTCTCAGAGGATCCCGAAGTGCAGCCCTTCCTCTTTGGAGTGTTACTGTCCATGTACCTGGTCACTATACTTGggaacctgctcatcatcctggccatcagctcagactcccacctccacacccccatgtacttcttcctctgcaATCTGTCCTTTGTTGACATCtgtttcacctccaccaccatcccaaagatgctgctgaacatccagacacagagcaaagCCATCTCCTACAATGGTTGCCTCATTCAAgtgtatttttttatgatttttgctGGAATGGATGGTTTCCTTTTgactgtgatggcctatgaccggtATGTGGCCATCTGCCACCCCCTGCACTACATGGTCATCATGAACCCTCGCCTGTGTGGCCTGCTGGTTCTGTTGTGTTGGTTCATCATATTCTGGGACTCCCTGGTTCATATCCTACTGTTGAGTCGGCTGACCTTCTGTGTAGGAACCAAAATTCCACATTTCTTCTGTGAACTGGCTCAGATTCTCAAGGAAGCCTGCTCAGACACCTTCATCAATAATGTCTTCATGTACGTGACTACTGCCCTACTGGGTGTGATTCCCGTCACTGGAATTCTCTATTCTTACTCTCAGATTGTCTCCTCTTTAATGAGAATGTCCTCTGTAGGgggaaaatataaagcattttccacctgtggGTCTCACCTCACTGTGGTCTCCTTGTACTATGGGACAAGCCTGGGGGTGTACCTTAGTTCTGCTGTGACCCATTCTTCCCAGAGAAGTTTGATTgcctcagtgatgtacactgtggtcacccccatgctgaaccccttcatctacagcctgaggaacaaggaTGTGAAGGGGGCTTTGGGAGGGCTCCTTAGCCAAGGAGCCTCTTGTCTGTGA